A genomic region of Raphanus sativus cultivar WK10039 chromosome 6, ASM80110v3, whole genome shotgun sequence contains the following coding sequences:
- the LOC108810437 gene encoding uncharacterized protein LOC108810437: protein MGTLVGHVAPGFAFFALGLWHLYNNIKLFCLHPNTFTSSPWFPTSKFRHLELYLIMLSSSASIAMELFIGPKKHQPFDYDGTIPSNHLHNFEHSSISMSFLVYAVFALVLDRARPKAVTKGLTILAAASAFAQQLFLFHHHSADHMGIEGQYHKLLQLVIFVSLLTTLMGIALPKSFLVSFVRSSSIAFQGVWFIVTGYMLWTPRLIPKGCFLHKEEGHQVVRCSSDLALHRAKSLVNIEFSWFFIGITIFVMSLYLILDGVYGENIEYSRLTTKDQVEEDGEKQEDMESLKMSNPGFVQMGKIFGDRD, encoded by the coding sequence ATGGGAACACTTGTGGGGCATGTCGCGCCAGGTTTTGCCTTCTTTGCACTTGGTCTTTGGCACTTATACAACAACATAAAACTATTTTGCCTACACCCAAACACCTTTACTTCATCACCATGGTTCCCAACTTCGAAGTTCAGGCACCTAGAGCTCTACTTAATCATGCTCTCTTCATCAGCCTCCATAGCCATGGAGCTCTTTATTGGGCCCAAGAAACATCAACCCTTTGACTATGATGGCACCATACCTTCAAACCACCTACACAACTTTGAACATTCCTCTATCTCTATGTCCTTCTTAGTCTACGCTGTTTTCGCACTAGTCCTTGATCGAGCAAGGCCTAAAGCTGTCACTAAGGGACTGACCATACTCGCGGCAGCCTCTGCCTTTGCTCAACAACTCTTCCTCTTCCATCATCACTCTGCTGACCACATGGGAATCGAGGGACAATACCATAAGCTCCTCCAGCTTGTCATCTTCGTTTCTCTCCTTACAACTCTAATGGGTATCGCCTTGCCTAAAAGTTTCTTGGTAAGTTTTGTGAGATCATCAAGCATAGCTTTCCAAGGAGTGTGGTTTATAGTGACGGGCTACATGCTTTGGACACCTAGGTTGATCCCCAAGGGGTGTTTTCTTCATAAAGAAGAAGGGCACCAAGTGGTTAGATGTTCAAGCGACTTAGCTTTACACAGAGCCAAGTCGCTGGTCAACATCGAGTTTAGCTGGTTTTTTATTGGAATCACAATATTTGTCATGTCGCTATACTTGATTCTTGATGGAGTTTACGGTGAAAATATCGAATACTCAAGATTAACCACTAAAGACCAagttgaagaagatggtgaaaaacaagaagacatggagtcgTTGAAGATGAGTAATCCAGGTTTTGTCCAGATGGGTAAAATCTTTGGAGATCGAGACTAG
- the LOC108813315 gene encoding F-box/kelch-repeat protein At1g55270, with the protein MDLSSQRQSPNGSRGFRLQAPLVDSVSCYCRVDSGLKTVVEARKFVPGSKLCIQPDINPNAHRRSSKNNAKRERTRIQPPLLPGLPDDLAFACLIRVPRSQHRKLRLVCKRWYRLASGNFFYSQRKLLGMSEEWVYVFKRDRDGKISWTAFDPVSQQPQLLPPVPREYSEALGFGCAVLSGCHLYLFGGKDPLRGSMRRVVFYNARTNKWRRAPDMLRKRHFFGSCVINNCLYVAGGECEGIQRTLRSAEVYDPNKNRWSFVADMSTAMVPLIGVVYDKKWFLKGLGSHQQVMSEAYDPETNSWRPVSDGMVTGWRNPCTSLNGCLYGLDCRDGCKVRVFDESTDSWNRFMDSKVHLGNSRSLEAAALVPLNNKLCIIRNNMSMSLVDVTNPDKNNPRVWENIAVKGVSKSILSNIWSSIAGRAVKSHIVHCQVLQA; encoded by the exons ATGGATCTATCTTCCCAACGACAATCCCCAAATGGATCAAGAGGGTTTCGCCTTCAAGCTCCCTTG GTAGATTCCGTATCTTGCTACTGCAGAGTAGATTCAGGTCTCAAGACCGTCGTAGAAGCAAGAAAGTTTGTTCCTGGTTCAAAGCTTTGTATCCAACCTGATATCAATCCCAACGCTCATCGTCGCAGCAGCAAGAACAACGCTAAGCGAGAGAGGACGAGAATCCAACCTCCGCTTCTCCCTGGCCTCCCTGACGATCTAGCCTTCGCTTGCCTCATCCGTGTCCCTCGTTCACAACACAGGAAACTCAGGCTCGTGTGTAAGCGATGGTACAGGCTCGCTTCCGGGAACTTTTTCTACTCCCAGAGGAAGCTACTCGGGATGTCTGAAGAATgggtttatgttttcaaaagaGACCGTGATGGGAAGATCTCTTGGACGGCCTTTGATCCCGTCTCCCAGCAACCGCAGCTGCTTCCACCTGTTCCCAGAGAGTATTCAGAAGCTCTTGGGTTCGGTTGCGCTGTTCTAAGCGGTTGTCATCTTTACTTGTTCGGAGGTAAGGATCCGCTTAGAGGATCGATGAGGAGGGTCGTTTTCTATAATGCCAGGACGAATAAGTGGCGCAGGGCACCTGATATGCTCAGGAAGCGACACTTCTTTGGTTCTTGCGTCATAAACAACTGCTTATACGTAGCGGGTGGGGAATGCGAAGGTATACAGAGGACACTGCGCTCAGCTGAGGTTTATGATCCGAACAAGAACAGGTGGAGTTTCGTTGCGGATATGAGCACGGCGATGGTGCCTCTTATCGGTGTGGTTTATGACAAGAAGTGGTTTCTCAAGGGTCTTGGGTCTCACCAGCAGGTCATGAGTGAGGCTTATGACCCTGAGACTAACTCGTGGAGACCGGTCAGTGACGGGATGGTTACCGGTTGGAGAAACCCATGTACTTCACTGAATGGTTGTCTTTACGGATTGGATTGTAGGGACGGGTGCAAGGTCAGGGTGTTTGATGAATCCACGGACTCATGGAACAGGTTCATGGACAGTAAAGTGCACTTGGGGAACTCGAGGTCGCTTGAAGCTGCGGCTCTTGTTCCGCTGAACAATAAGCTTTGTATAATACGGAACAACATGAGCATGAGTCTTGTTGATGTAACGAATCCTGATAAGAACAACCCTCGAGTATGGGAAAACATAGCGGTAAAAGGAGTGTCCAAGAGCATACTCAGTAATATATGGTCGAGTATCGCAGGGAGAGCTGTGAAAAGCCATATTGTGCATTGCCAAGTGCTTCAAGCCTAG
- the LOC108813316 gene encoding uncharacterized protein LOC108813316, which translates to MACSITFSCLFLSLLSLSTALDLNRPSLAAGVDVHDLLPRYGFPKGLLPDNVKSYTLSDGGDFTVDLNTPCYVDFPGQTVFYDKKIAGKLSVGSVKDVEGIKAKELFIWASITAMKSDPSSGDIVFSVGFVSKSLPASMFVNVPSCSKTLSLEA; encoded by the coding sequence ATGGCTTGTTCGATCACATTCTCCTgcctcttcctctctctcctATCTCTCTCCACCGCTTTAGATCTCAACCGTCCATCTCTCGCCGCCGGCGTCGACGTCCACGATCTCCTCCCTCGCTACGGGTTCCCGAAAGGTCTTCTTCCAGATAACGTCAAATCGTACACTCTCTCCGACGGCGGAGACTTCACCGTAGACTTGAACACTCCCTGCTACGTCGATTTCCCCGGTCAGACCGTTTTCTACGACAAGAAGATCGCCGGGAAGCTCAGCGTCGGATCCGTGAAAGACGTGGAAGGAATCAAAGCTAAAGAACTCTTCATCTGGGCATCGATCACGGCGATGAAATCTGATCCGAGCTCTGGAGATATTGTCTTCTCCGTTGGATTCGTATCCAAGTCTTTGCCCGCGTCTATGTTCGTCAATGTTCCCTCTTGCTCCAAAACACTCAGTCTTGAAGCTTAA